One window of Gilliamella sp. B3022 genomic DNA carries:
- a CDS encoding LysR family transcriptional regulator, producing MKLQQLRYILEIARSGSINEAAKNLYITQPSLSTAVKELETEFGIEIFVRTSKGVSLSTDGVEFLGYAKQVLDQAELLEQHYAKKAPSKQLCSISTQHYAFAVNAFVNLIKKNHTDEYEFTLRETRTYDIITDVANLRSEVGILYINDFNQKVILRLLKEHRLTFNPLFEADPHVFISTNHPLADMKLLTLHDLEEYPYLSFEQGEYNSFYFSEEILSTVYHKKSIHVSDRATLFNLLHGLNGYTISTGILSTDLNGSDIISIPLKVKEKILVGWITSQKVQLSISAQNYIEALKKLIQEEYGYTIK from the coding sequence ATGAAACTTCAACAGTTACGTTATATTTTAGAAATTGCCCGCTCAGGTTCAATAAATGAAGCGGCTAAAAATTTATATATTACCCAACCCAGTTTATCAACTGCCGTTAAAGAATTAGAAACAGAATTTGGTATTGAGATTTTTGTGCGTACGTCAAAAGGGGTTTCACTTTCAACCGATGGTGTGGAATTTTTAGGGTATGCTAAGCAAGTATTGGATCAAGCTGAACTGTTAGAGCAACACTATGCTAAAAAAGCACCATCGAAACAGTTATGTAGCATTTCAACTCAGCATTATGCATTTGCAGTCAACGCTTTTGTTAATCTTATTAAAAAAAATCACACCGATGAATACGAGTTTACATTACGAGAAACTAGAACTTACGATATCATTACTGATGTGGCTAATTTACGTAGCGAAGTCGGCATTTTATATATTAATGATTTTAATCAAAAGGTTATTTTACGTTTATTAAAAGAGCATCGGCTGACTTTTAATCCTCTGTTTGAAGCGGATCCTCATGTATTTATCAGTACTAATCATCCTTTAGCTGATATGAAATTACTAACTTTACATGATTTAGAAGAGTATCCTTACTTATCGTTTGAACAAGGTGAGTATAATTCGTTTTATTTTTCGGAAGAGATTTTGAGTACGGTATATCATAAAAAAAGTATTCATGTTAGTGATAGAGCAACTTTGTTCAATTTACTACATGGTTTAAATGGTTATACTATAAGTACGGGAATATTAAGCACAGATTTGAATGGTTCTGATATTATATCTATACCGCTCAAAGTGAAAGAAAAAATATTAGTAGGGTGGATTACCTCTCAAAAAGTACAATTGAGTATTTCGGCACAAAATTATATTGAAGCACTTAAAAAACTCATTCAAGAAGAGTATGGCTATACCATTAAATGA
- a CDS encoding MBL fold metallo-hydrolase, with protein MIIEVLDINFDYNGVLQVIHPVIIQDDNNMILIDAGYPCQFNLFEQEAKKKDLNLNKLSHIIITHHDFDHIGSLADFKKKYPYIKILSSNVEKAYIEKRRKPLRLEQAEKRYSSLSDDEKKQAITFHNILESIERVEVTDILSNHQILAISQGVEVIFTPGHTEGHISLYIKETKTLIAGDALVLVDDRLIIPYPEFAYDLSQAQSSVKSLFHYQIEEVICYHGGIYKGNWQDILILDNW; from the coding sequence ATGATAATTGAAGTATTAGATATAAATTTTGATTATAATGGCGTTTTACAGGTCATTCATCCTGTTATTATACAAGATGATAATAATATGATATTAATTGATGCTGGGTATCCTTGTCAGTTCAACTTATTTGAACAAGAAGCAAAAAAAAAGGATCTAAATTTAAATAAGTTATCTCATATTATTATTACACATCATGATTTTGATCATATTGGCTCATTAGCTGATTTTAAAAAAAAATATCCTTATATTAAAATATTGTCATCTAATGTAGAAAAAGCATATATCGAAAAAAGAAGAAAACCTTTGCGTTTAGAACAAGCAGAAAAAAGATATTCTTCCTTATCTGATGATGAAAAAAAGCAGGCTATTACTTTCCATAATATATTAGAAAGTATAGAAAGGGTTGAAGTTACTGATATTTTAAGTAATCACCAAATTTTAGCTATAAGTCAAGGTGTTGAGGTTATTTTTACACCAGGACATACTGAAGGTCACATATCCTTATATATTAAGGAAACCAAAACGCTTATAGCTGGTGATGCATTGGTTTTGGTTGATGATCGACTAATTATTCCTTATCCAGAATTTGCTTATGACTTATCTCAAGCACAAAGTTCAGTGAAAAGTTTATTTCATTACCAAATTGAAGAAGTGATTTGTTATCATGGCGGTATTTATAAAGGAAACTGGCAAGATATATTAATATTAGATAATTGGTGA
- a CDS encoding TSUP family transporter — MSDELLLLLFALATLAGFIDSIAGGGGLLTVPALLAVGLPPASALATNKLQSCGGSFSASLYFIRERMVDLKQQKWAIICAFIGSALGTLSVMHIQANFLKLLLPILTISVGLYFLLSPTIGVNDRKSRLTIIQFAILPALIIGFYDGFFGPGAGSFYALAYISLAGFNLTKATAHTKVLNFTSNLAGLIFFIVGGEVVWSIGLVMLVGQFIGARLGAKMVITKGRKLIRPMLITVSTIMSIKLFYENFF; from the coding sequence ATGAGTGATGAACTCTTATTATTATTATTTGCTCTTGCTACTTTAGCTGGATTTATTGATTCAATTGCTGGTGGTGGAGGATTATTAACCGTACCTGCATTATTGGCAGTTGGCTTACCTCCAGCGAGCGCCTTAGCCACTAATAAATTACAAAGCTGTGGTGGATCATTTTCAGCCAGTCTTTACTTTATTCGTGAACGCATGGTTGATTTAAAACAGCAAAAATGGGCGATTATATGTGCTTTTATCGGCTCGGCGCTTGGCACATTATCAGTCATGCATATACAAGCGAACTTTTTAAAATTATTATTACCCATTTTAACCATCAGTGTAGGGCTCTATTTCTTATTATCCCCAACCATTGGGGTAAATGATCGTAAAAGTCGCTTAACCATAATCCAATTTGCCATATTACCAGCGTTAATAATCGGATTTTATGATGGATTCTTTGGTCCCGGAGCAGGCTCATTCTACGCACTTGCCTATATCTCTCTAGCTGGTTTTAATTTAACCAAAGCCACTGCACACACGAAAGTACTTAATTTTACTTCTAACTTAGCGGGTTTAATCTTTTTTATTGTTGGTGGAGAAGTGGTTTGGTCAATTGGTTTAGTCATGCTTGTAGGCCAATTTATTGGTGCAAGGTTAGGAGCAAAAATGGTTATCACCAAAGGGCGAAAACTAATAAGGCCCATGCTTATTACCGTCTCGACCATTATGAGTATCAAACTCTTCTATGAAAACTTCTTTTAG
- the aroC gene encoding chorismate synthase, translating into MAGNSIGKLFKVTTFGESHGIALGCVVDGVPPGLALTESDMQHDLDRRRPGSSRYTTQRREADQIKILSGVFEGVTTGTSIGLLIENTDQRSQDYSKIKDIFRPSHADFTYQHKYGIRDYRGGGRSSARETAMRVAAGAIAKKYLYEKLGITIRGYLAQMGEIKCQLKDWQQVEKNPFFCADESKLEKLDELLRSLKKEGDSIGAKVCIVAENVPVGLGEPVFDRLDAELAHALMSINAVKGVEIGDGFDVISKRGSENRDEITPQGFLSNHAGGILGGISSGQTILTSIALKPTPSIEIASQSINIHGESVKVSTHGRHDPCVGIRAVPIAEAMVAIVLMDHYLRYRAQCNDMNKL; encoded by the coding sequence ATGGCTGGAAACTCAATAGGAAAATTATTTAAAGTCACAACATTTGGAGAGTCACATGGTATTGCTTTAGGTTGTGTTGTTGATGGTGTGCCTCCTGGGCTCGCTTTGACTGAGTCAGATATGCAACATGATCTTGATCGTCGTCGTCCAGGTTCCTCGCGTTATACTACTCAACGGCGTGAAGCTGACCAAATAAAAATCTTATCAGGCGTTTTTGAGGGGGTAACAACTGGTACTAGCATTGGTCTATTAATTGAGAATACCGATCAACGTTCACAAGACTACAGCAAAATTAAAGATATTTTTAGACCAAGCCATGCTGATTTCACTTATCAACATAAATACGGGATCCGCGATTATCGTGGTGGTGGGCGTTCTTCGGCACGTGAAACTGCGATGCGAGTTGCTGCTGGTGCAATAGCAAAAAAATATTTGTATGAAAAATTAGGGATCACCATTCGCGGCTATCTAGCCCAAATGGGTGAGATAAAATGTCAATTAAAAGATTGGCAACAAGTTGAAAAAAATCCATTTTTTTGTGCTGATGAAAGTAAACTTGAAAAATTAGATGAATTATTAAGATCATTAAAAAAAGAAGGTGATTCAATAGGGGCGAAGGTTTGCATTGTAGCTGAAAATGTACCAGTTGGTTTAGGTGAACCTGTATTTGATAGATTAGATGCCGAACTTGCCCATGCACTAATGAGCATAAATGCTGTAAAAGGTGTAGAAATCGGTGATGGTTTTGATGTTATTAGTAAACGTGGTAGTGAAAACCGTGATGAAATAACTCCACAAGGTTTCTTATCTAACCATGCTGGTGGTATTTTGGGTGGAATTAGCTCAGGGCAAACTATTTTAACGAGTATTGCATTAAAACCGACGCCAAGTATTGAAATCGCAAGTCAATCTATCAACATTCATGGTGAGAGTGTTAAAGTATCAACACATGGACGGCACGATCCGTGTGTCGGTATAAGGGCTGTGCCAATTGCTGAAGCAATGGTTGCTATTGTTTTAATGGATCACTATCTTCGTTATCGGGCCCAGTGTAATGATATGAATAAATTATGA
- the prmB gene encoding 50S ribosomal protein L3 N(5)-glutamine methyltransferase: MENLRTVQDFIRWTSSQLSLSDAFLGHGTDNPIDEAKQLILTTLGLSLFIPTEFYSANLTNDEKQGLFNVIQRRIHDRVPTPYLTNQAWFCGHSFYIDERVLIPRSPIGELIDNHFQSLLSQSPQQILDLCTGSGCIGIACAYAFPDAQVDITDISLEALDVAQQNIDLHQMNFQVTPMLSDLFNDIPTKQYDLIVTNPPYVDNEDMDDLPDEFSYEPKLALEAGFDGLDIVKRILSDAINYLSPQGVLVCEVGNSWVHLQEQYHQVPFQWLQFERGGLGVFSITREKLIQYHHCFI; the protein is encoded by the coding sequence ATGGAAAACTTACGCACGGTTCAGGATTTTATACGCTGGACATCATCGCAACTTAGTTTATCAGATGCTTTTTTAGGTCACGGAACTGATAATCCTATCGATGAAGCTAAACAACTTATCTTAACCACTTTGGGTTTATCACTGTTTATTCCTACCGAATTTTATTCAGCAAATCTTACAAATGATGAAAAACAAGGGCTTTTCAATGTAATCCAAAGACGGATTCATGATCGAGTGCCAACACCATATTTAACGAATCAAGCATGGTTTTGTGGACATAGTTTTTATATTGATGAACGAGTCTTAATTCCTCGTTCTCCGATTGGTGAATTAATTGATAATCACTTCCAATCTTTATTATCCCAATCACCCCAACAGATTTTAGATCTCTGTACAGGTAGTGGATGTATTGGTATTGCGTGTGCTTACGCTTTTCCTGATGCACAAGTTGATATTACTGATATTTCATTAGAAGCATTAGATGTAGCACAACAAAATATCGACTTGCATCAAATGAATTTCCAAGTAACACCAATGCTATCTGATTTATTCAATGATATTCCAACAAAACAATATGATCTTATTGTTACCAATCCTCCTTACGTTGATAATGAAGATATGGACGATTTGCCTGATGAGTTTTCCTATGAGCCTAAATTAGCACTTGAAGCAGGATTTGATGGTTTAGATATCGTTAAACGAATTTTAAGTGATGCAATTAATTATTTATCACCACAAGGTGTATTAGTTTGTGAGGTAGGAAATAGCTGGGTTCACTTACAAGAGCAATATCATCAAGTACCTTTTCAGTGGTTGCAATTTGAACGAGGTGGGTTAGGTGTTTTTTCTATCACTCGAGAAAAGCTGATTCAATATCATCACTGTTTTATTTAG
- the cydH gene encoding cytochrome bd-I oxidase subunit CydH yields the protein MCTDLKFALMTTVAILSVLVVFGIIVFTH from the coding sequence ATGTGTACAGATTTAAAATTTGCTTTAATGACAACAGTTGCAATTCTATCCGTTTTAGTTGTGTTTGGTATCATTGTTTTTACGCATTAA
- the prc gene encoding carboxy terminal-processing peptidase: MNKLLKGTIKLSLALCIVSLSVQAKQPVAEQLPILKQDDVHQVVAKRVTNFFTQAHYRNFALDGAFSAKIFDRYFKMLDGSKAIFIQDDIDTFRNRQELLGQELFDGNLKTAYDIYNLAMRKRYERYKYALKVLQSPMDFSTNDEIDFNREDISWAITEKELDSYWNKRVKYDELSLSLSGKTETQIREILTKRYNRVLKTIEQSNNEDAFQVFMNAFAREIDPHTSYLAPRKKRDFDSEMSLSFEGIGATLSQQDDYTVIMSFVTGGPAEKSKSIAVGDKIIGVGQSNSPIEDVIGWRLDDIVDKIRGPKGTVVKLEILPAGNNSKPKIIELTRDKIHFEDREAKLNIVDNPRGKVGIIDIPSFYMGLTDKVESLLLDANKAKLQGLVIDLRNNGGGSLAEVISLTGLFIDYGPVVQVRDNLQKVIVYDDKNKGIEYTGPIVVMVNRYSASASEIFAAALQDYGRAVIVGETTYGKGTVQTSRNIAYQTDARLHPNWPELGGVQYTVQKFYRINGGSTQLKGVEPDIEMGKTKYDDETGERFLDNAMPWDKIPSSEYLTLTNIKPILPYLKSEHLTRISNNPEFVYIDQDIQELNDKKERRYIVSLNKKNREAEQKSYEDRDLKRTNERLAREGKPPISKLEDLPKDYKQPDAYLNESVEILLDLAPKYPNIEVKKSTQEVISLSSPINK; the protein is encoded by the coding sequence ATGAATAAATTACTCAAAGGCACTATTAAATTAAGCCTTGCACTATGCATTGTAAGTCTAAGTGTACAGGCCAAACAGCCTGTCGCTGAACAATTACCAATACTTAAACAAGATGATGTTCATCAAGTTGTAGCTAAGCGAGTAACAAATTTTTTTACTCAAGCACATTATCGTAACTTTGCATTAGACGGTGCATTTTCAGCTAAAATTTTTGATCGCTATTTTAAAATGCTAGATGGTAGTAAAGCGATATTCATTCAAGACGATATCGATACTTTCCGCAACAGGCAAGAGTTATTAGGTCAAGAATTATTTGATGGTAATTTAAAAACGGCATACGATATCTATAATCTTGCAATGCGTAAACGTTATGAACGTTATAAATATGCGCTTAAAGTTTTACAATCTCCAATGGATTTTTCGACTAACGATGAAATTGATTTTAATCGTGAAGATATATCTTGGGCAATTACTGAAAAAGAGCTCGATTCTTATTGGAATAAGCGTGTTAAATATGATGAGCTTAGCTTATCTTTATCTGGAAAAACTGAAACTCAAATTCGAGAAATATTGACCAAACGTTATAATCGAGTTTTAAAAACTATTGAACAATCAAATAATGAAGATGCTTTCCAAGTCTTTATGAATGCATTTGCGCGAGAAATAGATCCTCATACCAGTTATTTAGCACCACGTAAAAAACGTGATTTTGATTCGGAAATGAGTTTATCTTTTGAAGGTATAGGTGCAACACTTAGTCAACAAGACGATTATACAGTAATCATGTCTTTTGTTACTGGCGGACCGGCTGAAAAAAGTAAATCAATTGCCGTAGGTGATAAAATTATCGGTGTTGGGCAAAGTAATTCTCCTATAGAAGATGTAATTGGTTGGCGTTTAGATGATATCGTTGACAAAATTCGAGGTCCGAAAGGAACAGTGGTTAAACTTGAAATATTGCCCGCGGGTAACAATAGTAAACCAAAAATTATTGAACTTACTCGAGATAAAATTCACTTTGAAGATCGTGAAGCAAAATTAAATATTGTCGATAACCCGCGAGGAAAAGTTGGTATTATTGATATACCAAGTTTTTATATGGGATTAACCGATAAAGTCGAATCTCTTTTATTGGATGCTAATAAAGCTAAGTTACAAGGTCTGGTTATTGATTTACGTAATAATGGTGGGGGTTCTTTAGCGGAGGTTATCTCTTTGACAGGACTTTTCATTGATTATGGACCAGTAGTTCAAGTTCGCGATAATCTTCAAAAAGTAATTGTTTATGATGATAAAAATAAAGGTATTGAATATACAGGTCCCATTGTTGTAATGGTCAATCGTTATAGCGCTTCTGCTTCAGAGATATTTGCTGCAGCGTTACAAGATTATGGTCGAGCTGTAATAGTCGGTGAAACAACTTATGGTAAAGGGACTGTTCAAACCTCACGAAATATTGCTTATCAAACAGATGCCAGACTCCATCCTAATTGGCCCGAGTTAGGTGGTGTACAATATACTGTACAGAAGTTTTATCGTATCAATGGAGGGAGTACACAACTTAAAGGTGTTGAACCCGATATTGAAATGGGCAAAACAAAATATGACGATGAAACAGGTGAACGTTTTTTAGATAATGCCATGCCATGGGATAAAATACCATCATCTGAATATTTAACGCTGACTAATATAAAACCAATATTGCCTTATTTGAAATCAGAACATTTAACTCGAATTTCAAATAATCCAGAATTTGTTTATATCGATCAAGATATTCAAGAGCTTAATGATAAAAAAGAACGTCGGTATATTGTGTCTCTCAATAAAAAGAATCGTGAAGCTGAACAAAAAAGTTATGAAGATCGTGATTTAAAAAGAACCAATGAACGTTTAGCTCGTGAAGGTAAACCACCCATTTCTAAATTAGAAGATTTACCTAAAGATTATAAGCAACCAGATGCTTATTTAAATGAATCAGTCGAAATTCTTTTGGATTTAGCGCCTAAATATCCAAATATTGAGGTAAAAAAATCAACTCAAGAGGTTATTTCACTTAGTTCACCAATTAATAAATAG
- the proQ gene encoding RNA chaperone ProQ — translation MESQFQLTNSKDIIVYLAQQFPNCFTLEGEAKPLKIGIFQDILSRLDDEALSKTKLRVALRAYTMSWRYLYSIKEGAHRVDLDGNLNELISKEQMEYAQQQLKESKQKAKERLKERTQKEKRKNSRPSVKKAKTLKIGDYVKVILGNKPLKVQIINIEKEHIKVNVGSGMELTVKPEHIITK, via the coding sequence ATGGAAAGTCAGTTTCAATTAACAAATAGTAAAGATATTATTGTATATTTAGCTCAACAATTTCCAAATTGTTTTACTCTTGAAGGTGAAGCAAAACCTTTAAAAATTGGAATTTTTCAAGATATCCTTTCTCGCTTGGATGATGAGGCGCTAAGTAAAACAAAACTTCGTGTTGCCTTACGCGCTTATACCATGAGTTGGCGCTATTTATATAGTATTAAAGAAGGCGCTCATCGTGTTGATTTAGATGGAAATCTAAATGAACTTATAAGCAAAGAACAAATGGAATATGCTCAACAACAATTAAAAGAAAGTAAACAGAAAGCTAAAGAGCGTTTAAAAGAGCGAACACAAAAAGAAAAACGTAAAAATTCACGTCCGTCTGTCAAAAAAGCCAAAACATTAAAAATAGGTGATTATGTTAAAGTAATATTAGGTAATAAACCGTTAAAAGTACAAATCATTAATATTGAAAAAGAGCATATCAAAGTAAATGTCGGATCTGGTATGGAATTAACTGTTAAACCTGAGCATATTATTACCAAATAG
- a CDS encoding DNA-binding protein → MKEWFSSKELSSIAGMPSTIQGVNRKARAENWTARKRTGVRGKALEYHISSLPLSVKKALYLEEESATYVVSPIDPLQLWMTAFEQLSVDEKSIVISWLMRNGIKDFISFINKHKKDS, encoded by the coding sequence ATGAAAGAATGGTTCTCATCAAAAGAGCTATCAAGTATTGCCGGGATGCCATCAACGATACAAGGTGTTAATCGTAAAGCAAGAGCTGAAAATTGGACTGCACGCAAAAGAACGGGTGTTAGAGGAAAGGCTTTAGAGTATCATATAAGCAGCTTACCTCTAAGTGTCAAAAAAGCATTATATCTTGAAGAAGAAAGTGCTACATATGTTGTTTCACCAATTGATCCATTGCAATTATGGATGACAGCATTTGAACAGTTATCTGTTGATGAAAAATCCATTGTTATATCGTGGTTAATGCGAAACGGCATTAAAGATTTTATAAGTTTTATTAATAAACATAAAAAAGATAGTTAG
- a CDS encoding helix-turn-helix domain-containing protein yields MKIDSSDWHPADIIAALKKKGTTLANLSRQSGLSSSTLSNALARPWTKGEFIIAQALNMEPHEIWPSRYIDSITNQPIKRVLRLKKKKKRKSMTKQKKINKE; encoded by the coding sequence ATGAAAATTGATTCTAGTGATTGGCATCCTGCAGATATTATTGCCGCACTAAAAAAGAAAGGCACAACGCTTGCTAATCTTTCTCGACAATCAGGTTTAAGTTCATCGACATTGAGTAATGCTTTAGCTAGACCTTGGACAAAAGGAGAATTTATTATTGCACAAGCATTAAATATGGAGCCACATGAAATTTGGCCCAGTCGTTATATAGATTCCATAACCAATCAACCGATAAAGCGCGTACTACGACTTAAGAAGAAAAAAAAGCGAAAATCCATGACTAAACAAAAAAAAATTAATAAAGAGTGA
- a CDS encoding DedA family protein, producing the protein METIITLYHAFVNLDVATLSNPNVLWTLYGMLFVVILLENGVLPAAFLPGDSLLFLTGVLISLDVFHFGLINVILIAGAALGTWLGYAQGLWLGNTKLVQSWMEHVPEKYHKKSEVLFHKYGLQALFIGRFIAFVRTLLPIMAGLSGLHSRKFHIYNWISATLWIFLIVTLGYLFGLSPVFNKYEKQIMSLLMLIPVLLLLLGLIFSLWLAFKRWLAKKKQS; encoded by the coding sequence ATGGAAACAATCATTACTCTTTATCATGCTTTTGTTAATCTGGATGTGGCAACGCTATCAAATCCTAATGTGCTTTGGACGCTTTACGGTATGTTATTTGTCGTTATTTTATTAGAAAATGGCGTTTTACCAGCAGCATTCTTACCAGGTGATAGTTTATTATTCTTAACTGGAGTATTGATTAGTCTCGACGTTTTTCATTTTGGTTTAATAAATGTTATTTTAATTGCTGGAGCCGCTTTAGGTACTTGGTTAGGTTATGCACAAGGTCTTTGGTTAGGTAACACTAAGCTTGTACAAAGCTGGATGGAACATGTTCCAGAAAAATATCATAAAAAATCAGAAGTTTTATTCCATAAATATGGATTACAAGCTCTTTTTATTGGGCGATTTATTGCTTTTGTACGTACGTTATTACCTATCATGGCGGGATTATCAGGATTACATAGTCGAAAATTTCATATTTATAACTGGATAAGTGCAACATTATGGATCTTCTTAATTGTAACATTAGGTTATTTATTTGGTTTATCGCCAGTTTTTAATAAATATGAAAAACAAATCATGTCTCTTCTTATGTTGATTCCAGTTTTATTATTATTATTAGGATTAATTTTCTCGTTGTGGCTTGCTTTTAAACGTTGGTTAGCAAAGAAGAAGCAATCTTGA
- the tldD gene encoding metalloprotease TldD, whose product MILTQVSDRLLNPNNLSQHDILHLLDMLSSRQIDFGDLYFLSGYYESWVLEDSIIKNASFHRDQGVGVRAVVGEKTGFAYTDQLSLTRLEQSVLAANSITKQQPPIVVTPLRTAKTVPLYPSINPINSFSQEQKIALLRHIDQLARSIDKNVIEVSASLTGSYEEILIAGTDGTLCADIRPLVRLSVSVIVEKDGKRERGGSGGGGRFGYEYFLNINPKASESFADSYTREAVRIALVSLSAKAAPAGTMPVILGAGWPGVLLHEAVGHGLEGDFNRKNSSVFSGKIGEKVTSELCTIVDDGTIENRRGSLSIDDEGTVSQKTVLIEKGILKGYMFDKMNAKLMNTYSTGNGRREGYACLPMPRMTNTYMLAGESSFNDIINSVDYGLYAPNFSGGQVDITSGKFVFSTSEAYLIEKGKITTPVKGATLIGSGIETMQQISMVGNDLTLDSGVGICGKAGQSVPVGVGQPTLKVDNLTVGGTINN is encoded by the coding sequence ATGATATTAACTCAAGTGAGTGATCGACTACTCAACCCTAATAATTTAAGTCAACATGATATTTTGCATTTGCTTGATATGTTAAGTTCAAGGCAAATTGATTTTGGAGATTTATACTTTTTATCTGGCTATTACGAAAGCTGGGTATTGGAAGATAGCATTATCAAAAATGCTTCTTTCCATCGTGATCAAGGTGTTGGTGTTCGTGCAGTTGTTGGCGAAAAAACGGGTTTTGCCTATACTGATCAGCTTTCTCTAACTCGTTTAGAGCAAAGCGTATTGGCAGCCAATTCCATTACTAAACAGCAACCTCCTATTGTTGTTACGCCGCTTAGAACAGCTAAAACCGTACCATTGTATCCATCAATTAATCCAATTAATTCTTTTTCTCAAGAGCAAAAAATTGCATTGCTGCGACATATTGATCAGTTAGCAAGGTCAATTGATAAAAATGTAATTGAAGTATCAGCCAGTTTAACGGGTAGTTACGAAGAAATTTTGATTGCAGGTACTGACGGTACACTATGTGCCGATATCCGTCCATTAGTTCGTTTATCTGTTTCGGTTATTGTAGAAAAAGATGGAAAACGTGAGCGTGGTGGTAGTGGCGGTGGAGGTCGTTTTGGTTATGAGTATTTTTTGAACATTAATCCTAAGGCGTCTGAAAGCTTTGCTGATAGTTATACTCGTGAAGCTGTGCGGATTGCATTGGTTTCATTATCTGCTAAAGCTGCTCCAGCAGGTACAATGCCAGTAATTTTAGGTGCGGGTTGGCCTGGTGTATTACTTCATGAAGCGGTAGGGCATGGTTTAGAAGGGGATTTTAATCGCAAAAACAGCTCGGTGTTTTCAGGAAAAATTGGTGAAAAAGTTACTTCGGAACTCTGTACAATTGTCGATGATGGAACAATTGAAAATCGCAGGGGATCATTATCAATTGATGACGAAGGTACAGTAAGTCAAAAAACTGTTCTTATCGAAAAAGGTATTTTAAAAGGTTATATGTTTGATAAGATGAATGCTAAATTAATGAATACATATTCAACCGGTAATGGGCGTCGTGAAGGCTATGCATGTTTACCTATGCCAAGAATGACCAACACTTATATGTTAGCAGGAGAATCGTCTTTCAACGACATTATCAACAGTGTAGATTATGGTCTTTATGCACCTAATTTTTCTGGCGGTCAAGTTGATATTACTTCGGGTAAATTTGTTTTTTCAACATCAGAAGCTTATTTGATTGAAAAAGGAAAAATAACTACGCCAGTTAAAGGTGCAACTTTGATTGGCTCCGGCATTGAAACCATGCAACAAATATCGATGGTAGGGAACGATCTTACATTAGATTCAGGTGTAGGCATTTGTGGTAAAGCTGGACAAAGTGTTCCTGTAGGAGTTGGACAACCCACTTTAAAAGTGGATAACTTAACCGTTGGTGGAACGATTAATAACTAA